Part of the Anaerotignum faecicola genome is shown below.
TGACGCCTCTGGGAGAGGATGGGAGATTCAACAATAATCTGGTGACGACGCTGGTGCGCAGTCCCGATGTGCAGAAGACTCTCATATGGGAACTGGGGCGAACCATGACACAGAAAGGCTACGGCGGAGTGGATATTGATTTTGAATACGTACTGGCCGAGGACCGGGTGGAGTATGCGGAATTTGTCAAGCTTGTGAGGCAGGTGATGAATCTGTTCGGATATCAGGTAAGCGTTGCGCTGGCTCCTAAGACGGCCAGAGATCAGAGGGGGCTGCTCTATGAAGGGATCGATTACCGACTGTTGGGAGAGGCGGCCAACCGGGTCTTGCTGATGACGTATGAATGGGGGTACACCTATGGCCCACCCATGGCCGTAGCTCCGATCAATATGGTCAGACGTGTGGCAGAGTACGCCCTGACGGAAATACCGGCGGAAAAGATCAGCCTGGGAATCCCCAATTAC
Proteins encoded:
- a CDS encoding glycosyl hydrolase family 18 protein yields the protein TDLSVFSYGFTTEGDLVPPLADDSWMVTAAAAAGVRPVLTLTPLGEDGRFNNNLVTTLVRSPDVQKTLIWELGRTMTQKGYGGVDIDFEYVLAEDRVEYAEFVKLVRQVMNLFGYQVSVALAPKTARDQRGLLYEGIDYRLLGEAANRVLLMTYEWGYTYGPPMAVAPINMVRRVAEYALTEIPAEKISLGIPNYGYDWSLPYEQGVTKAETINNLQAIETAIDHGVPSHQTG